In the genome of Dyadobacter fermentans DSM 18053, the window ATAGAAAATAAACATCTGAAGTAACATGCTGTCAAAAAATGCAATTAATTCATGCCGTCTTAGACGCTATTTGCACACGTGCATCGCTTCATTAAAACTATTAAAGTTACGGTAGTAAAATTATTTGAATGAGGTAACGCAGGACAATATACGACAGTGCATCTATGCGATTAACCGTCTATTAAATGCCTTACCTTGGTCAACGTTTTGTTGATAAACTTCGAAGATGCAGCACTCACATTTCCTGCCTTTTTTTTGTAGCGCACAATCTGCCCGACGTCATTGCTTTGGGCCTGCATAATGAGGGGCTCCTAACACTTGTCAAGGACAGATCTGATTGGGATTTTTCAGCGTGGGCTAGTTGTTCGCGAAAAAATCAGGAGATACTGAATCATATCGCCATAATTACAGTGTGATGGTTCATAACATTCGCTACACTTACAGTCATTTCTGGTCATTCAAAAAATCATATTTGGATCATCGACTAACTCCCGAAAGTCGTTAAATTAATGATCATTTTTTCTCGCAATCCCTCTCACTTCCCCCGAGGGTTGTGAGAAAAAATGAGGCGGTGCGGATTCAAATTGTTTCGTTATGGCCACTGACAGCCTGAGAGCAGAAGCAAGGCAGAAATGGGTTATGCTCTATAGACAGATCGGAAACATATCGGTTGCTGCCAGGAGGTGCGGAATTGCTAGATCTACGTTACAACGTTGGATAAAACGTGAGGATGAAAATCTCTTTACAGATCGGTCTCACCGTCCGCATCGGCTGGGGCGACAAAAGTATCGTCCTGAAGACGAGGCCCTCGTACTTAAGGTACGCGATGAATTCAAGTATGGAAAACTCAGAATCTGCTCTCATCTGTTCAGGCTCCATGATTTGAAGATTTCAACTTCTACCGTAGCGAGAATACTCGAAAAGCATTCAGTTGCACCTATTCGTCGATTTACTAAACATTCCCCTCCAATTCGATATGCTAAGCTCGTTCCTGGCGAACGTGTACAGTTAGATGTCTGCAAGATCAGAGCTGGCCTGTATCAATACACGGCGATTGATGATTGTACCCGCCTAAGGGTGTTGAAACTTTACACGCGTCGGTCGGCCGCCAATTCAATCGATTTTCTGGACAAGCTTATTGATGAATTTCATTACCCCATTCAACGTATTCAAACGGACAGAGGACAGGAGTTTTTTGCGGTCGCATTTCAGCAGAAGTTGATGGATTACTGCATCAAGTTTCGTCCCATAAAACCCAGGTCACCACATTTAAACGGCAAAGTTGAACGAAGCCAGCAGACAGATCTCCAGGAATTTTACACAACAGTTGACTTACGAGACCCCCAATTGGACGACAAACTCGCTCAATGGCAATTTCACTACAATTACTTCCGCCCACACAGCTCGTTGGGCGGTAAGACTCCGATCGAATTTGCCTCCGAACACTCTGCTAAGGCACCTTTCTGGGACGAAATCGAGGCCATATACGACGAAACAAAGGAACGCATTAGAGAACAAGCCTACTGGCGAGACCTGCGGATGGCAAAGTTGACTAAGAAAAGCAAAACATAGTTTTGTCCTACAATTTGCCGACTGCGAGATGTAGCGGAACTATAGAGCCACTACACATTAAAAGACTCAGCAGATGCGTTGGTGCTCGGGTTATCAAAATAATTGACAATGGTCTTGTAGTGATTCTCTATAGATCTGGCGACGGTGTTGAAGGATTTGAAGCCTGACTGCCTGACTTTTTCATGCCACTTCGCTAGTCTGGTTAATCCGTAAATCTTTTCGGTTGTGTTGGTGAAAATGTTGCTTAGCTCCTGAGCCAGATCATATGCTTTTTTAAGGTCTGGAAAGAGTTCAAAAAGCAGTTGAGCCCTCTCTTTTTGGTTGTCAGTCCACGTATTAGGCTTTTTATACAACGCATATCTGCCACGCGCCAATAATTGCTTCAAGGTATCACCATTAGGTAATACTTCTGGCTGATATTCGACCTGATTAGCCTTTGCCCGCTCAATGGCATCGTTTTCCAGATCTAATGCTTCCCAGCGATGTTTGATGCGGATTTCTTGCAAGGCTTCAATAGCTAACCTTTGCACGTGAAAACGGTCGGTGACCCGTAATGCGCGCGGAAAACATCGCTTAGCGATCATTGCCGCGGCGGCGGACCGTCATGCTGCCAGCCATGTCAAGCGTAATTTCAGACACTTTCTTCCGCAGAGATTCCGGGATTTTACGGATAATCTCAATAACCGTTTCAGCCTTTGTACCAGCAACAATGGCAACTATACTTCCTTTCCCGCCTTTTGCAGCTTTATTGGTAAGGATTGTGTACAATTCACCATGCGAAAGACTAGTCTCGTCGATTGATAGGCGAGATCTCAGATTTTGAGGAAATAGCAGCCACTTCTTGGCATGCTTCCGTTGGTTCCAATCTTTAAATCCACTCTGGAAATCACGGTAATGGCGTAGCAAAGCTCTGCCGTTAATACCGTAGAACCGTCCGACCGACCAGGCGCTATTCGGGCTGGTATCGACTGATATCTTTTAAAAAATTCGCGAATTCACTCGTCATTCGCGTTCCATTAGCTACCTCAGTCCAGTCTCTGTAAACTACTTTTCCTGTTTTGGTATTGAGCCACCTGCGACGCTTGATGTGAAGAAAGACCTTATGGCCCCGTATTGGGAAATCCTGAACAGTAATTCTCGGAAAAAAGCCCTTGGAGAGCAGGTTCTTCCTTCCCGGGTCATTCTCATCTGCATTCTTCTCGTCGATATGCACATGAAATACACCGTCCTGCCGGTCGATGGAGGTTAATTCAAAATTTTCGAGGATGAACTCTGGTAGTAGAAACGGAATAATAGGCAGGAAACTCTCCAAAACAGACTAGGTTTATTAAATATACAAACCTAGAAAAATCATATATGCTCCACAAGTTTTGGATTTGATCCGGGATCGATCTTATTTATCAGATAACGAACAAGTTACGAACACAAGAAAAGGAACAAGTGCGTTTAAAAACGACTTGTCCCTTAGGGTGCTCCCGAAGGGATTCGAACCCCTATCGATGGTACCGGAAACCATTATTCTATCCATTGAACTACGGGAGCATTCGTTGGCTTTGGGCCGGTAACGGGGTGCAAATATAGTCGCAATTTCGAATTTTGACCAAATCGGTGCTGATTTGTTTTGCGATTTGTGACTGTTTTTTGTCGCTGGAAGTCTTTCCGGTTGAGTTACAGCAGTTTCAGCAGGTCCCAGTCGCCCACGGTTTTTAAATAAAGGTAGTCGAGCAGGATGCCGTTTACGTTCGTGATCAGTTTGTGGCCCTCGGCGAATGGGACGACGAATGTGTTGATGTATTCGTGGTCCGAAAGGAGGCCTTGCGTGGTGTTGTGGTAGGAGCGGATGGCTTCGGACGATAGTTCCAGCTCGCAATAGAACATGTACATCGCCTCGTCGCTCGTGCCGGTGGAGGGGTAGAATGGCTCGCGGTTGACGCTGATCAGCTGCGATTTGTCGACGGCAATGCCCGTTTCTTCGAAGACTTCCCGGGCCGCCACCGAAGCCGAGTCGCTTTCGCTGTCGAGCATGCCGGCCGGGTGCTCGTACGTCATGGAACCGTCGCAAATGCGGCGTTGCTGCACCAGGAGCAGGTATTTTTCACGCGTTTCAATGTCAATGAAACATACCAGCACGCTCACTACTTCGCCTTTCAGGAAGCATATCGGCGGGATTTTGTTGCCCTCGGGAGTCGTGGCGTCCGTGTAAAGCAGCGAAAACAGCACTTCGCCGTGGCCGTTCCGGCGGGTGTACAGCTCGTCTACGCGGTGAACGTCCAGCCCGTTCGCGATCAGCCGGTTTTTCCAGAGGTTGAATTTGTGCGAATCGGTCAGATTCTCAGCCATAATGGGGTGTGTGGGTTACTTAATTGTACAATGGGAACGACAATGCAAGATATGGAACGCCAAAGGTGGTCGAATAACGGGTTTGTCCGTTCACCAGTTTATAAGGCGACGCATAGGTCACGCGGCCGTGCACATAGGCCAGTTTCACCCCGATCCGGTCGGTGATCCAGTAACGAATATATGCTTCGGATTGTCCATTTTGTTTGTCCAGCACCAAGGGCAGCGCATTCAATGTCGCCGGGCCGCTCGAAAGGTATTTGTTGTAATATTCGCCGCTTTCTTCGTCATACAGGCCGCCGTTGGCATACAGCGCCTGCCGTTTCAGGCCGAATGCTACGCCGAAGAGGTCGGTATTGGCGCCGATGTCGAATTTCCAGAGGCGGAAGTTGGCACCGAGGAGGAAACTCGCGCCATTGGCCGACAGACGACCGAATTTGAGTGTGTCGCTGGACACCGCGCTGGATTTGGGAAACATGTCTGTGCGGCCACCGTAATAGCCCCACGCACGCACGCCCCAGCCGATCCGGAACCATGGAAAGTTACTCAGGCTAAGTTCCTGATGATAGGTAACTGAAGGCACCCAAACCTCGCTCTGATAGCCTAAACCCACGTCAAGGCCGGAAGTAACGCGGGATAAATCCTGAGAAAAAGCTTTTAATGAACCTAAAAAAACAAAAAGTACTATTAATCGAAGGCTTTTCATCTGATTCGTGATGTTTTGAACGGCAAAGGTAAAAAAATAAGGCAGAGACCACAGCCCCTGCCTCAAGATCGTGGACGAATTAAGTAAACGGCTGACACCATAAAGCGACTACCGCGTTGCTTCCGTCCATCATTTATTTTCGTGTTGGAGCTACCTTTTTCAGCACCACCGCGCCCAGCGGAGGCAGATCGAGGATCAGCGAATGGGCTTTTCCGTGCCATTGGTGGCTTTCGGCCGTCACCGGGTCGTAGTTAATGATGCCGCTGCCCCCGAATGCCTCGGCGTCGGAATTGAATATTTCCTGCCAGCTTCCCTCGGAAATGACACCCACGCGGTAGTTTTTCCTGGGCACGGGAGTCAGGTTGAGCGCCACGATCACGTTGCGCGCCGGGTCGGTAGATTTGCGGGCGTACACGAGCACCGAATTCTCCCGGTCCTGCGTGTCGATCCATTCAAAACCATCGTGCGAGAACGAGTAATCGAACAAGGCCGGCTCTTCGCGATACAGCTTGTTGAGGGCAATTACACATTCACGAATGCCTTTGTGCGGCGCGTGTTCCAGCAAATGCCAGTCGAGACTTTGCTGGAAGTTCCATTCGGAAGTTTGTCCAAATTCCCCGCCCATGAACATCAGCTTCGTGCCCGGGTGCGTGAACATGTAGGTAAACATGAGCCGCAGGTTCGCGAATCTCTGCCATTCGTCGCCCGGCATTTTGTTAATGAGCGATTTCTTGCCGTACACCACCTCATCATGCGAGAACGGCAGCATGAAGTTTTCCGAAAATGCATATACCAAACTGAAAGTCAGCTGGTCCTGATGCCACTTGCGGAACGAAGGGTCTTTTTCGAAATACTTCAAGGTATCGTTCATCCAGCCCATCATCCATTTCATGCCAAAGCCCAGTCCGCCTACAAAAACCGGTCGGGATACGCCCGGGAAGGCAGTTGACTCTTCCGCAATCGTCTGAATATCCGGGAATTCGGTGTAAACAGCCACATTCATTTCGCGCAGCAGCGAGATCGCTTCGAGATTTTCGCGACCGCCGAATTCGTTCGGAATCCATTCGCCGTGCTTCCGCGAGTAGTCGAGGTAAAGCATCGAGGCCACCGCATCTACGCGCAAGCCGTCGGAATGGTAGCGATCGAGCCAGAATATGGCATTACTGATCAAAAACGAGCGTACTTCGTTTCTGCCGTAGTTGAAAATATAACTTTTCCAGTCGGGATGGTAACCTTTGCGCGGGTCTTCGTGCTCGTAAAGCGATGTGCCGTCGAAGCGGAAAAGGCCATGCGCGTCGCCCGGGAAGTGCGACGGGACCCAGTCCATATACACACCAATGCCCGCCTGGTGCAGCTGGTCGATCAGGTACATCAGCTCCTGCGGCGTACCCATGCGCGACGAGCACGAGAAGTAGCCGGTGATCTGGTAGCCCCACGACGGCGCGTAAGGGTGCTCCATGATCGGCATCAGCTCCACGTGCGTAAAGCCCATTTCCTTCACATAAGGCACCAGGCTCGCGGCAATTTCTTTATAGGTAAGATGCCGCTCGGGGTCCGACGGATCGCGCTGCCAGGAGCCCAAATGCACTTCGTACACCGAAATGGGCGCGTTCAGCTTATTCTTTTCCTTGCGGACTTTCATCCATTCCGAGTCTTCCCATTCGTACCACGTATCCCACACGATGGAAGCCGTGCGCGGCGCCACTTCGCACCAGAGCGCAAACGGGTCCGACTTTTCGAGGTGCTGTCCGTTGCTGGATATAATGTAGTATTTATAAACCTCTCCTACCCCCACATTCGGAATCCAGCCTTCCCAGATACCCGAACTGTCCCACCGCGGTGCCAGCGAATGGCTGCCGTGGTTCCAGCCGTTGAAGTTCCCGACTACCGACAGATACGTAGCATTAGGAGCCCATACGGCAAAGTAAGTCCCTACTACCCCATTCACCTCCATCACATGCGACCCCAGCTTCTCGTATAGCTTAAAATGCTTGCCCTGACGGAACAAGTGTATATCGAAGTCTGTAAAACGGCTAATGGTTTCCACCGCATTCACCGATTGGGCCGCGACAGGCGTGCCGGCATCTTCGGCAGGTTCGATGGTTGCGTTTGTTTTCTTCTTTCCGATTGACTTAGCCATTTGTAATTCTTCAATTAATGTGTAATCTGTTCGAGGACGTAAGATTTACAATTTTATTAAACTATTTATTAAAATGTATATATTTTTTAGTCCTCCCGAGCCGCTGCCGACCTGCTTCTGGACTTCGTTTGAAGCGAAATCACAGCCTGGCGGCGGAGTTGCGCCAGGGTTTCCCACTATTCTCCAAAATATCCCCGGCATGGTTCAAAAAACCTTTGAATAGATTATCTCAGCGCGCCTTTGCAAAAATTTAACGGTATACCGTCTTTTGTAACCATTCCAAACCCCTTGCCCATGATGTTTCGTCATTTTTTGTTTGCTAAAAGCGCATTGACACGCCTGCCGATCGCCCTATTCCTGGCCTGTTTTACCTCCGGCAGCTTTGCACAAGCGCCTCCGCAAATGCCCGAAAACGACTTTATGTACCAATATTCGATCATCGACGCATTGATGGCGGGCGTGTTTGACGGTGATCTCACGATCGGGCAATTGAAAAAGAAGGGCGATTTTGGCGTCGGAACTTTCAACAGGGTCGATGGCGAGCTGCTGATCGACCATGGGCATGTGTACAAAATCGCCTACGACGGGTCGGTGAGCGAAGTACCCGATTCGGACAGCACCTCCGCGGCATTTGTGAAGTTTTTCAAAGCCGATACCGTCATCCAGCTCAGCGGCAAGGGCCTTACCTACGAAAAAATGCAGGAGCACCTCACCCGCGTACTCAACCCGAACGGAATTTACGCATTAAGGATTTCGGGCAGCTTCCCCACCATGACCACGCGAGCGGAAAAACCGGCCACCCGGCCCTACCTCAGCCTGCCCGAGCATTTGAAGCACAATCAGGTGGTTTTTGAATTAAAAAATACCAAAGGCATTTGCAGCGGCTTCCTGCTGCCACCCTACCTGGCCCGTACCAATGTGCCAGGGTTTCATCTGCATTATCTGGCGGACGACCGCCGATCGGGCGGGCACGTTTTCAACTTCACTACCGACGCACTCACGATCGAGGTCGATATAGCCAAAGGCTTCACGATCGAGAACAATACCCACCCCGATTTCGGCAAAGTGAACCTCCAACCCGACCGCGGGGCCGAGCTGAAAAAGATCGAATAGCCGCAAAGTTGCACCGGCGAAGTTGCCGTACCGTGTCGCAGGTTTTATATTTACGCCTGATTTGCACTTATTTCCATGAAACACCGCCTTTTACTCCTCCTCTTACTGCTTTCCACCGGCGCAGCGTATGCGCAGGTAACCTATTTCGGGGATTTGATCGGCAAAGGTTTCCAGCAGGCAACGGTGGTCCAGCCTTCCGACTATGAAGGCAGCGTAACCTGCACCATCATTCGCAAAACGGCGCCCGAAAAAAGCGCGCGGGCCGTGCTTTACGTCCATGGCTTCAATGATTATTTCTTTCAGGAAGAAATGGCACGCCGGTATAGCGAGGCGGGCTACAATTTCTACGCTGTCGATCTGCGCAAATGCGGTCGCTCGTGGCTCGGCCACCAAAAAATCGGTAACGTCCGCGATCTCTCCGAATACTACGCCGATATCGACACCGCATTGACCGTCATTCAGGGAGAAGGCAACGAAAAGGTGCTTCTGAGTGGGCATTCGCTCGGTGGGCTCGTCGTTACGCTGTATGCAGGCGAGCGGGCCGGCCGGGAAAAGTTCGATGCGGTGCTGCTCAACAGCCCGATGTTTGCATTGAATGTCAAATCCGGACTGAAA includes:
- a CDS encoding NUDIX hydrolase — its product is MAENLTDSHKFNLWKNRLIANGLDVHRVDELYTRRNGHGEVLFSLLYTDATTPEGNKIPPICFLKGEVVSVLVCFIDIETREKYLLLVQQRRICDGSMTYEHPAGMLDSESDSASVAAREVFEETGIAVDKSQLISVNREPFYPSTGTSDEAMYMFYCELELSSEAIRSYHNTTQGLLSDHEYINTFVVPFAEGHKLITNVNGILLDYLYLKTVGDWDLLKLL
- the budA gene encoding acetolactate decarboxylase, encoding MMFRHFLFAKSALTRLPIALFLACFTSGSFAQAPPQMPENDFMYQYSIIDALMAGVFDGDLTIGQLKKKGDFGVGTFNRVDGELLIDHGHVYKIAYDGSVSEVPDSDSTSAAFVKFFKADTVIQLSGKGLTYEKMQEHLTRVLNPNGIYALRISGSFPTMTTRAEKPATRPYLSLPEHLKHNQVVFELKNTKGICSGFLLPPYLARTNVPGFHLHYLADDRRSGGHVFNFTTDALTIEVDIAKGFTIENNTHPDFGKVNLQPDRGAELKKIE
- the glgB gene encoding 1,4-alpha-glucan branching protein GlgB, with product MAKSIGKKKTNATIEPAEDAGTPVAAQSVNAVETISRFTDFDIHLFRQGKHFKLYEKLGSHVMEVNGVVGTYFAVWAPNATYLSVVGNFNGWNHGSHSLAPRWDSSGIWEGWIPNVGVGEVYKYYIISSNGQHLEKSDPFALWCEVAPRTASIVWDTWYEWEDSEWMKVRKEKNKLNAPISVYEVHLGSWQRDPSDPERHLTYKEIAASLVPYVKEMGFTHVELMPIMEHPYAPSWGYQITGYFSCSSRMGTPQELMYLIDQLHQAGIGVYMDWVPSHFPGDAHGLFRFDGTSLYEHEDPRKGYHPDWKSYIFNYGRNEVRSFLISNAIFWLDRYHSDGLRVDAVASMLYLDYSRKHGEWIPNEFGGRENLEAISLLREMNVAVYTEFPDIQTIAEESTAFPGVSRPVFVGGLGFGMKWMMGWMNDTLKYFEKDPSFRKWHQDQLTFSLVYAFSENFMLPFSHDEVVYGKKSLINKMPGDEWQRFANLRLMFTYMFTHPGTKLMFMGGEFGQTSEWNFQQSLDWHLLEHAPHKGIRECVIALNKLYREEPALFDYSFSHDGFEWIDTQDRENSVLVYARKSTDPARNVIVALNLTPVPRKNYRVGVISEGSWQEIFNSDAEAFGGSGIINYDPVTAESHQWHGKAHSLILDLPPLGAVVLKKVAPTRK
- a CDS encoding ISAon1 family transposase, with the translated sequence MIAKRCFPRALRVTDRFHVQRLAIEALQEIRIKHRWEALDLENDAIERAKANQVEYQPEVLPNGDTLKQLLARGRYALYKKPNTWTDNQKERAQLLFELFPDLKKAYDLAQELSNIFTNTTEKIYGLTRLAKWHEKVRQSGFKSFNTVARSIENHYKTIVNYFDNPSTNASAESFNV
- a CDS encoding transposase, with product MLRHYRDFQSGFKDWNQRKHAKKWLLFPQNLRSRLSIDETSLSHGELYTILTNKAAKGGKGSIVAIVAGTKAETVIEIIRKIPESLRKKVSEITLDMAGSMTVRRRGNDR
- a CDS encoding IS481 family transposase codes for the protein MATDSLRAEARQKWVMLYRQIGNISVAARRCGIARSTLQRWIKREDENLFTDRSHRPHRLGRQKYRPEDEALVLKVRDEFKYGKLRICSHLFRLHDLKISTSTVARILEKHSVAPIRRFTKHSPPIRYAKLVPGERVQLDVCKIRAGLYQYTAIDDCTRLRVLKLYTRRSAANSIDFLDKLIDEFHYPIQRIQTDRGQEFFAVAFQQKLMDYCIKFRPIKPRSPHLNGKVERSQQTDLQEFYTTVDLRDPQLDDKLAQWQFHYNYFRPHSSLGGKTPIEFASEHSAKAPFWDEIEAIYDETKERIREQAYWRDLRMAKLTKKSKT
- a CDS encoding alpha/beta hydrolase; the protein is MKHRLLLLLLLLSTGAAYAQVTYFGDLIGKGFQQATVVQPSDYEGSVTCTIIRKTAPEKSARAVLYVHGFNDYFFQEEMARRYSEAGYNFYAVDLRKCGRSWLGHQKIGNVRDLSEYYADIDTALTVIQGEGNEKVLLSGHSLGGLVVTLYAGERAGREKFDAVLLNSPMFALNVKSGLKKTALPLLLKRAEKHPETSFDLDINPLYGESLHVTAHGEWSYSLGLKPFVAPPVNLGWIRAVLNGQERLTQGITINKPVLVLHSAKSIDEKKWSDAFFTGDAVLNVDDVARQAQNIIGQYSIQAVQGGMHDLILSRQPVRDEVYSTIFNWAKRAVK
- a CDS encoding ISAon1 family transposase N-terminal region protein: MESFLPIIPFLLPEFILENFELTSIDRQDGVFHVHIDEKNADENDPGRKNLLSKGFFPRITVQDFPIRGHKVFLHIKRRRWLNTKTGKVVYRDWTEVANGTRMTSEFANFLKDISRYQPE